A window from Pyrococcus yayanosii CH1 encodes these proteins:
- a CDS encoding hydrophobe/amphiphile efflux-3 (HAE3) family transporter gives MLRRLARIIVVYRHSLALVTLFLLVLSFYGMSQLQFESDLSKQLPSDLKAVQDYYTLQNEFGSGGSALVLVRIKGTGSDVVDIRDPRVIKAIYDLEQRFMEREYVTDTFSIADICVQVLGRLPRTIEETKFVLDMLPEDARSSLVSRDYSTTLVVVTLNRESNQEALVRVYKEMLEDIKKAGFPEGVEAVLTGDLGITYRILEMLQADMNRTMAVAGVIVVLILIYFYRSPIRMLVPLIPLTFGVIMTLGFMGLLGIPLDLATSTVGAMIIGMGIDYGVHVTNRYYEERAKGRPPEEAAEEAIAETGKALLGAALTTIAGFLALSLSILPSLRRLSLALVMGLGLTAMNAVIVTPAVAILEEEVGKRLGWRSGGLRLGTSERIKRAFEFLGGAIKRAPWGALLVAGLITGLSIYGFTLVTTEVRLEKMIPTTLPEIEALSDIRSEFGGQDEVVILVKADDVRDPTIVRAIYRFEEAIKADSCLNNVFETESIADVVIEKYGYIPNDKEKIAEVLKGSSLVSDDYSMTTIRLKGNFMGVRQEVFNEIMAYFEEELKNADFPPGVSARLAGEAYLNYVLNNLVNDELNRISTVGTLIVVLVVFAIFKRPTVALAMLMPMFLGALWTIGYMGLAGIPFTQTLAGVVSMVVGLGVDYGMHITHRFLEELREGNRAPIITAMGSVGPAILVGALTTAGGFLSLLTAELTAIHDFGKVLAVGIFSSMLSAYLVTPALLQLEFGRKLGGVENED, from the coding sequence ATGCTCCGGAGACTCGCTAGGATAATAGTGGTTTACAGGCACAGCCTTGCCTTGGTTACGCTCTTCCTCCTAGTCCTATCCTTTTATGGTATGTCTCAGCTCCAGTTCGAAAGTGACCTTTCTAAACAACTTCCCTCTGATCTGAAGGCTGTCCAGGACTATTACACTCTCCAGAACGAGTTTGGAAGCGGGGGCTCTGCTCTGGTCCTCGTGAGGATAAAAGGGACTGGATCTGACGTAGTCGATATAAGAGATCCAAGGGTCATCAAGGCGATATATGACCTTGAGCAGAGGTTCATGGAGAGAGAGTACGTTACGGATACCTTTAGCATTGCTGACATCTGCGTTCAGGTTCTGGGCAGGCTCCCGAGGACTATCGAAGAGACAAAGTTCGTCTTGGATATGCTTCCCGAGGATGCAAGGAGCTCCCTCGTCAGTCGGGATTACTCGACAACCCTTGTGGTGGTGACACTGAACAGAGAAAGTAACCAAGAGGCTCTTGTGCGGGTTTACAAAGAAATGTTGGAAGATATCAAGAAGGCAGGTTTTCCCGAGGGCGTTGAGGCTGTTCTGACTGGGGACCTCGGGATAACCTACCGAATACTGGAGATGCTTCAGGCCGACATGAACAGGACGATGGCCGTTGCCGGTGTTATAGTCGTTCTGATACTCATTTATTTCTATCGCTCCCCCATAAGGATGCTCGTCCCCCTGATACCACTGACATTCGGCGTCATCATGACCCTCGGCTTCATGGGACTCCTCGGAATACCCCTCGACCTTGCCACAAGCACCGTGGGGGCAATGATAATCGGGATGGGAATAGATTATGGTGTCCACGTGACTAACCGCTACTACGAGGAGAGGGCAAAGGGGAGGCCACCCGAGGAAGCGGCGGAAGAAGCTATAGCTGAGACTGGAAAGGCCTTGCTCGGGGCCGCTCTCACGACGATAGCCGGCTTTTTGGCGCTATCCCTATCAATCCTTCCCTCTCTGAGACGGCTCAGTTTGGCCCTCGTTATGGGCCTTGGACTTACGGCAATGAACGCCGTCATCGTGACCCCTGCCGTCGCAATCCTTGAGGAGGAGGTAGGGAAAAGGCTGGGTTGGAGAAGCGGGGGACTGAGACTGGGAACCTCGGAGAGGATTAAAAGGGCCTTCGAGTTCCTCGGCGGGGCCATAAAGAGGGCCCCGTGGGGTGCTCTCCTCGTCGCCGGCCTCATAACGGGCCTATCTATTTACGGCTTTACCCTCGTGACGACGGAGGTCAGGCTTGAGAAGATGATCCCCACGACGCTCCCTGAGATAGAAGCGCTGAGCGATATCCGGTCGGAGTTCGGTGGTCAGGACGAAGTTGTAATACTCGTGAAAGCCGATGATGTAAGAGATCCAACCATAGTAAGGGCCATCTACAGGTTTGAGGAGGCTATTAAGGCTGACTCGTGCCTGAACAACGTCTTCGAGACCGAGAGCATAGCTGACGTTGTCATTGAGAAATACGGATATATCCCGAACGACAAGGAAAAGATCGCGGAGGTCCTCAAAGGCTCCTCCCTCGTGAGCGACGACTACTCCATGACGACGATAAGGCTGAAGGGCAACTTTATGGGGGTCAGGCAGGAGGTGTTCAACGAGATAATGGCCTACTTTGAAGAGGAACTTAAGAATGCGGACTTTCCACCAGGAGTGTCCGCAAGGCTCGCCGGGGAGGCCTATCTCAACTACGTCCTCAACAACCTCGTGAACGATGAGCTTAATCGAATCTCGACCGTTGGGACACTCATAGTGGTTCTCGTCGTATTCGCTATCTTCAAGAGACCTACGGTTGCCCTTGCCATGCTAATGCCCATGTTCCTAGGAGCCCTTTGGACGATAGGATACATGGGGCTAGCTGGCATACCTTTTACTCAGACACTGGCGGGCGTCGTTTCCATGGTCGTAGGGCTTGGCGTGGACTACGGTATGCACATAACTCACCGCTTCCTCGAAGAGCTTAGGGAGGGGAACAGGGCCCCAATAATAACAGCCATGGGAAGTGTAGGACCTGCAATACTCGTGGGGGCCCTGACGACAGCCGGTGGCTTTCTTTCCCTCTTGACAGCCGAGCTCACGGCCATCCACGACTTTGGAAAGGTCTTAGCGGTGGGAATATTCTCCTCGATGCTCTCGGCTTACCTCGTTACTCCGGCCCTGCTCCAACTCGAGTTCGGGAGGAAGCTAGGAGGTGTTGAAAATGAAGATTAG
- a CDS encoding GbsR/MarR family transcriptional regulator yields the protein MGVEEAKRIVMKSFANTARRFGQSELLGYIYGALFFSDEPLSLAEIAEITGYSLSHVSSAMKVLEGVGLVQRVKKPGDRKAYFVATKSFGEWRSAAFYSRLLRDVEETRENLLRALKELEGEEEKDAERIREKLEKALRRNETARKLLAFLMRFRDEEELLKALERCLEG from the coding sequence ATGGGGGTTGAGGAGGCCAAGAGGATAGTCATGAAGAGCTTCGCGAACACGGCCCGAAGGTTTGGCCAGAGCGAGCTCCTCGGTTATATATATGGAGCCCTCTTCTTCTCCGATGAACCTCTTAGCCTTGCCGAGATAGCCGAGATTACCGGATACTCCCTTTCCCACGTGAGCTCAGCCATGAAGGTACTAGAGGGAGTCGGACTAGTCCAGAGGGTAAAGAAGCCCGGGGACAGAAAGGCCTATTTTGTGGCCACCAAAAGCTTTGGCGAGTGGAGAAGCGCAGCATTCTACAGCCGCCTCCTCAGGGACGTCGAGGAGACTCGGGAAAACCTCCTTAGAGCCTTAAAAGAACTGGAGGGAGAAGAGGAAAAAGATGCCGAGAGGATCAGAGAGAAACTAGAGAAGGCGCTTAGGAGGAATGAAACGGCGAGAAAGTTGCTCGCATTCTTAATGAGGTTCAGGGATGAGGAAGAGTTGTTAAAAGCCCTCGAAAGATGCCTCGAGGGCTGA